In Streptomyces hawaiiensis, one genomic interval encodes:
- the htpX gene encoding zinc metalloprotease HtpX, with product MHSRFRSDRRLTTRMGITLFLLGLLYVGFVAALIVLLKSWVLVVVIAAALLGAQYWFSDRIALYAMRGRVVEREEYPELYAVIDRLCALADMPGPVVAVSEMDMPNAFATGRNPDHAVVCVTTGLLRRLEPAELEGVLAHELSHVAHKDVAVITVASFLGVIAGLIVRFAFYSQLFGGGRRDQNTAAVFAAVMGVSAAVYAISFLLIRALSRYRELAADRAAALLTGRPSALASALTKVSGDIARIPTKDLRTAQAFNAFYFTPALGREPGIARLFSTHPSLEQRLDQLGRISAELGEAAAPGGV from the coding sequence ATGCACAGCCGGTTCCGGAGCGATCGGCGGTTGACCACCCGTATGGGGATCACGCTGTTCCTGCTCGGGTTGTTGTACGTGGGGTTCGTCGCCGCGTTGATCGTGCTGCTGAAGTCGTGGGTGCTGGTCGTGGTGATCGCGGCGGCGCTGCTCGGCGCGCAGTACTGGTTCTCCGACCGGATCGCGCTGTACGCCATGCGCGGGCGGGTGGTGGAGCGGGAGGAGTATCCCGAGCTCTACGCGGTGATCGACCGGCTGTGCGCCCTGGCCGACATGCCGGGGCCGGTGGTCGCGGTGTCCGAGATGGACATGCCGAACGCGTTCGCGACCGGGCGGAACCCCGATCACGCGGTGGTGTGTGTGACGACCGGGCTGCTGCGGCGGCTGGAGCCGGCCGAGCTGGAGGGCGTGCTGGCGCACGAGCTGTCGCACGTGGCGCACAAGGACGTCGCCGTGATCACCGTCGCGTCGTTCCTCGGTGTGATCGCGGGGCTGATCGTGCGGTTCGCCTTCTACTCGCAATTGTTCGGCGGAGGCCGGAGGGACCAGAACACCGCTGCCGTGTTCGCCGCGGTGATGGGCGTGTCGGCGGCCGTCTACGCGATCAGCTTCCTGCTGATCCGGGCCCTGTCCCGGTACCGGGAACTGGCCGCGGACCGGGCGGCCGCGCTGCTCACCGGCCGGCCTTCGGCGCTGGCCTCCGCGCTCACCAAGGTCTCCGGCGACATCGCCCGCATCCCGACCAAGGACCTGCGCACGGCCCAGGCCTTCAACGCCTTCTACTTCACGCCGGCCCTGGGCAGGGAGCCCGGCATCGCACGGCTCTTCTCGACCCACCCGAGCCTGGAGCAGCGCCTCGACCAGCTGGGCCGGATCTCCGCCGAGCTGGGCGAGGCGGCGGCACCCGGAGGGGTGTGA
- the pspAB gene encoding PspA-associated protein PspAB: MGLMDILLGRTKPVVADLDRLFALPSAAVTLEAAAGFTPTGQGAVCFATVEGAAFEQSHREVQALLDADTDRDGPPVELRRDDYGYSWLVSRRSSDQLSALVNDLHAVNSQMEVNGFGPQLLCSLAGFEDLSGRRLALVYLYKRGTFYPFAPPPDGTRRRDNALELQVRAALSGDLRIEQDLSRWFPVWGAPGL; this comes from the coding sequence ATGGGGCTGATGGACATCCTGCTGGGCCGGACCAAGCCGGTCGTGGCGGATCTCGACCGGCTCTTCGCGCTGCCCTCGGCGGCCGTGACGCTGGAGGCCGCCGCGGGCTTCACGCCGACCGGGCAGGGCGCGGTGTGCTTCGCCACGGTCGAGGGCGCGGCCTTCGAGCAGTCCCACCGCGAGGTGCAGGCCCTCCTGGACGCCGACACCGACCGCGACGGCCCACCGGTGGAGCTGCGGCGGGACGACTACGGCTACTCCTGGCTGGTCTCGCGCCGCTCCTCCGACCAGCTCTCCGCGCTCGTGAACGACCTGCACGCCGTGAACAGCCAGATGGAGGTCAACGGATTTGGCCCCCAACTGCTGTGCTCGCTGGCCGGGTTCGAGGATCTCTCCGGCCGGCGTCTCGCGCTGGTCTACCTCTACAAACGCGGCACGTTCTACCCGTTCGCGCCCCCGCCGGACGGCACGCGGCGGCGCGACAACGCACTCGAACTCCAGGTGCGGGCCGCGCTCTCCGGCGATCTGCGCATCGAGCAGGACCTGAGCCGCTGGTTCCCGGTGTGGGGAGCGCCGGGACTGTGA
- a CDS encoding alpha/beta fold hydrolase, which produces MSELIPFTHVIGGERLSGLASGGGERARATVVLLHGAGNGGKERLVPLLAEFAAHGCHALAFDFSGHGESTGLLPELSLRRRFEQAVSVIDARARVDGPLVLAGFSMSGQTVADLVRHYGDRVAALGLCAPAVYAAEAWDVPFGAGDGRFSEIIRGPGSWHAAPGLDVLRAFEGRAVLAVPGTDEVIPPAVTEAFSQALARRAQFTHWELPDARHRLGRWFRDHPDDRREFVAAVLTGLGEHGWTATRAWVARQLPEGRTVDKSAFLAGGWSAQMRRLTLDDGTELALRTIVKPFFRRHAPGLLAREAEILTLLAEQEGVPAAELIGVDATGEHCDHPSLLMSVLPGRVRVDEEELGPRVDLLAGQLARIHRIVPRERPRAYQAWTSPTAVPPGWERAVDVIRRDPPPYDGCFLHRDFHPGNVLFTGSGAGLRVSGVVDWVETSWGPADLDVAHCSTALALLHGPEYGLGFRERYEAQGGRRLADGPEHLYWRLLDALAYVPDAAKLAGPWRELGRTDLTPEVLGERLEAYVTGLLKRYA; this is translated from the coding sequence ATGAGTGAGCTGATCCCCTTCACACACGTCATCGGCGGTGAACGACTCAGCGGGCTGGCCTCCGGTGGCGGGGAGAGGGCCCGGGCCACGGTCGTCCTGTTGCACGGTGCGGGCAACGGCGGCAAGGAGCGACTGGTGCCGCTGCTGGCGGAGTTCGCCGCCCACGGCTGCCACGCCCTCGCCTTCGACTTCTCGGGACACGGGGAGAGTACGGGCCTGCTGCCGGAACTGAGTCTGCGCCGCCGCTTCGAACAGGCCGTCTCCGTCATCGACGCCCGCGCGCGCGTGGACGGGCCGTTGGTCCTGGCCGGGTTCAGCATGAGCGGCCAGACGGTGGCGGATCTCGTGCGGCACTACGGGGACCGGGTGGCGGCCCTGGGGCTGTGCGCGCCGGCGGTGTACGCGGCCGAGGCGTGGGACGTGCCGTTCGGCGCGGGTGACGGGCGGTTCAGCGAGATCATCCGCGGGCCCGGGAGCTGGCACGCGGCTCCCGGGCTCGACGTCCTGCGGGCGTTCGAGGGACGGGCGGTGCTCGCGGTGCCGGGCACGGACGAGGTCATCCCGCCCGCCGTGACGGAGGCGTTCTCCCAGGCGCTGGCCCGGCGCGCCCAGTTCACCCACTGGGAACTCCCCGACGCGAGGCACCGGTTGGGCCGGTGGTTCCGCGACCACCCCGACGACCGGCGGGAGTTCGTCGCCGCCGTCCTGACCGGGCTCGGCGAGCATGGCTGGACGGCGACCCGCGCGTGGGTGGCCAGGCAACTCCCGGAGGGCCGTACGGTCGACAAGTCGGCTTTTCTGGCCGGCGGCTGGAGCGCCCAGATGCGGCGGCTCACCCTCGACGACGGCACCGAGCTGGCCCTGCGGACCATCGTGAAGCCCTTCTTCCGGCGGCATGCGCCCGGGCTGCTGGCCCGCGAGGCGGAGATCCTCACGCTGCTCGCGGAGCAGGAGGGGGTGCCGGCCGCCGAGCTGATCGGCGTCGACGCGACCGGCGAGCACTGCGACCATCCGTCCCTGCTGATGTCCGTGCTGCCGGGGCGGGTCCGGGTCGACGAGGAGGAACTCGGCCCGCGGGTGGACTTGCTGGCGGGTCAGCTGGCCCGGATCCACCGGATCGTCCCCCGGGAGCGCCCGCGTGCGTACCAGGCATGGACGTCGCCGACGGCGGTCCCCCCGGGGTGGGAGCGGGCCGTGGACGTCATCCGCCGCGATCCCCCGCCCTACGACGGCTGCTTCCTGCACCGCGACTTCCACCCCGGGAACGTCCTGTTCACGGGTTCGGGGGCCGGTCTGCGGGTCAGTGGTGTCGTCGACTGGGTGGAGACCTCGTGGGGTCCTGCCGACCTGGACGTCGCCCACTGCTCGACAGCACTCGCACTGCTGCACGGACCCGAGTACGGCCTCGGCTTCCGGGAGCGCTACGAGGCTCAGGGCGGTCGGCGCCTGGCCGACGGCCCGGAGCATCTGTACTGGCGGCTGCTCGATGCCCTGGCCTACGTCCCCGACGCGGCGAAGCTGGCGGGGCCGTGGCGGGAGCTGGGCCGGACCGATCTGACGCCCGAGGTGCTGGGCGAGCGGCTGGAGGCATATGTGACGGGGCTGCTGAAGCGGTACGCCTGA
- a CDS encoding winged helix DNA-binding domain-containing protein — protein MGAQRYIGVDERRVRLALRQRLAGSARAGTPEEVAGALVALHGTDPATVYLAVGARLADPARTVEETGRALYEDRSLVRMHGMRHTVFVFPTALTAVVHASTGLVVAARERAALLKHMAGAGAPDAVWLKEVEESTLAALARRGQATAAELAQDEPRLREQFVYAPGKSYEGMHTVSTRLLKVLGVEGKVVRGRPLGSWTSSQFRWAVAPEHAELDTAGAQAELLRRWLTACGPATEADLKWWTGWRVTEVRRALAAIGAEPVSLDEGTGYVAEGDTSPVPAPEPWAALLPGLDPTAMGWQQRDWYLAPELRPLLFDGSGNVGPTVWWDGRVIGGWAQRPDGEITWRILAGEGIGREALAAIESEAERLSGWVGTTRITPRFRTPLEKELTAG, from the coding sequence ATGGGTGCGCAGCGGTACATCGGCGTGGACGAGCGGCGGGTTCGGCTCGCGCTGCGCCAGCGGCTGGCCGGGTCGGCCAGGGCGGGGACGCCCGAGGAGGTCGCCGGTGCGCTGGTCGCGCTGCACGGCACGGACCCGGCGACGGTCTACCTGGCCGTGGGCGCGCGGCTCGCGGACCCCGCCAGGACCGTCGAGGAGACCGGGCGGGCCCTGTACGAGGACCGTTCCCTGGTGCGGATGCACGGCATGCGGCACACGGTGTTCGTGTTCCCCACGGCCCTGACCGCCGTGGTGCACGCCTCGACGGGTCTGGTGGTCGCCGCCCGGGAGAGGGCCGCGCTGCTCAAGCACATGGCCGGGGCCGGGGCGCCGGACGCGGTCTGGCTGAAGGAGGTCGAGGAGTCGACGCTGGCCGCCCTCGCCCGGCGCGGGCAGGCGACGGCGGCCGAACTCGCCCAGGACGAGCCGCGTCTGCGGGAGCAGTTCGTGTACGCGCCCGGGAAGAGCTACGAGGGGATGCACACGGTCTCGACCCGGCTGCTGAAGGTGCTGGGCGTCGAGGGGAAGGTCGTGCGCGGCCGGCCGCTCGGCTCCTGGACGTCCAGTCAGTTTCGCTGGGCTGTGGCACCCGAGCATGCCGAGCTGGACACGGCCGGGGCGCAGGCGGAGCTGCTGAGACGGTGGCTCACCGCGTGCGGTCCGGCGACCGAGGCCGATCTGAAGTGGTGGACGGGGTGGCGCGTGACGGAGGTCCGCAGGGCCCTGGCCGCGATCGGAGCGGAGCCGGTGTCACTGGACGAGGGCACGGGGTATGTCGCCGAGGGCGACACAAGCCCGGTTCCCGCGCCCGAGCCGTGGGCCGCGCTACTGCCCGGTCTCGACCCGACGGCGATGGGGTGGCAGCAGCGCGACTGGTATCTCGCGCCGGAGCTGCGGCCCCTGTTGTTCGACGGCAGCGGCAACGTCGGGCCGACGGTGTGGTGGGACGGGCGGGTGATCGGCGGCTGGGCGCAGCGGCCCGACGGGGAGATCACCTGGCGGATCCTCGCCGGGGAGGGCATCGGCCGGGAGGCCCTCGCGGCGATCGAGTCGGAGGCGGAGCGGCTCAGCGGCTGGGTCGGGACGACCAGGATCACGCCGCGTTTCCGCACACCACTGGAGAAGGAGCTGACGGCAGGCTGA
- a CDS encoding TetR/AcrR family transcriptional regulator, with the protein MLDGGEPGTVRPGGRTARVREAVLRAAEDALTEQGFTGLDLADIARRAGVGKTTVYRRWGTVTGLVTDLLEDMAEQSAPRTETGSLLGDLTANARLVQRTLTDPRQGPLFKALIAAATGDAKTAAALHRFYDIRVREWAPCVRQAVDRGEAPEGTDAHEVVRAVSAPLYYHLLISGGRLDEATADRAAEVAVTAARAGVYVRGGGKLRRV; encoded by the coding sequence ATGCTTGACGGGGGCGAGCCGGGGACCGTACGGCCCGGGGGGCGCACGGCGCGGGTGCGGGAGGCGGTGCTGCGGGCGGCCGAGGACGCCCTGACCGAGCAGGGCTTCACCGGCCTGGACCTGGCCGACATCGCGCGCCGCGCGGGCGTGGGCAAGACGACCGTCTACCGCCGCTGGGGAACGGTGACCGGTCTGGTGACGGACCTCCTGGAGGACATGGCCGAACAGTCCGCGCCGCGCACCGAGACCGGCTCACTGCTCGGCGACCTGACGGCCAACGCCCGCCTCGTGCAGCGCACGTTGACGGACCCTCGGCAGGGGCCGCTGTTCAAGGCGCTGATCGCCGCCGCCACCGGCGACGCGAAGACGGCCGCAGCGCTGCACCGCTTCTACGACATCCGCGTCCGGGAGTGGGCCCCCTGCGTCCGGCAGGCCGTCGACCGGGGCGAGGCACCCGAGGGCACCGACGCGCACGAGGTGGTCCGCGCGGTCTCCGCCCCGCTCTACTACCACCTGCTGATCAGCGGCGGCCGACTCGACGAGGCCACGGCCGACCGGGCCGCCGAGGTGGCGGTGACGGCGGCGAGGGCGGGGGTGTACGTGCGGGGCGGAGGCAAGCTCCGGCGCGTGTGA
- a CDS encoding aldo/keto reductase: protein MEYRRLGASGLMVPALSFGAGTFGGRGPLFGAWGTTDAKEARRLVDICLDAGVTMFDTADVYSAGASEEVLGEAIKGRRDQVIVSTKTSLPMGDGPGDAGSSRSRLIRACEDALRRLGTDHVDLFQLHAFDAGTPVEEVLAALDSLVQAGKVRYTGVSNFSGWQVMKSLAAAERHGRPRYVAHQVYYSLIGRDYEWELMPLALDQGLGAIVWSPLGWGRLTGKVRRGTPLPPDSRLHRTADHGPPVSDEHLYGVVDALDEIAQETGKAVPQIALNWLLRRPTVSSVLIGARDERQLRQNLGAVGWSLTPEQVAKLDAASHRPAPYPYFPYERQEGFARLNPPVFTAPGRAA, encoded by the coding sequence ATGGAATACAGGCGATTGGGCGCGTCCGGGCTCATGGTCCCGGCACTGAGCTTCGGAGCCGGCACCTTCGGCGGCCGGGGTCCGCTCTTCGGCGCCTGGGGCACGACCGACGCGAAGGAGGCGCGCCGCCTGGTGGACATCTGCCTGGACGCCGGGGTCACGATGTTCGACACCGCCGACGTCTACTCCGCCGGCGCGTCCGAGGAGGTGCTCGGGGAAGCGATCAAGGGCCGCCGCGATCAGGTGATCGTGTCCACCAAGACGAGCCTGCCGATGGGCGACGGACCGGGCGACGCGGGCTCTTCCCGCTCCCGGCTGATCCGCGCCTGCGAGGACGCCCTGCGCAGGCTCGGCACGGACCACGTCGACCTCTTCCAGCTCCACGCCTTCGACGCCGGGACGCCGGTCGAAGAGGTGCTGGCCGCGCTCGACTCACTGGTCCAGGCGGGCAAGGTGCGCTACACCGGTGTCTCCAACTTCTCCGGCTGGCAGGTGATGAAGTCCCTCGCGGCCGCCGAGCGGCACGGCCGTCCACGCTATGTGGCGCACCAGGTGTACTACTCCCTGATCGGCCGCGACTACGAGTGGGAGCTGATGCCGCTCGCCCTCGACCAAGGCCTCGGCGCGATCGTCTGGAGCCCGCTCGGCTGGGGGCGTCTCACCGGCAAGGTCCGCCGCGGCACACCGCTCCCGCCCGACAGCCGCCTGCACCGCACCGCCGACCACGGCCCGCCCGTCTCCGACGAGCACCTCTACGGCGTGGTCGACGCACTGGACGAGATCGCACAGGAGACGGGCAAGGCGGTGCCGCAGATCGCCCTGAACTGGCTGCTGCGGCGGCCGACCGTGTCCTCCGTCCTCATCGGCGCCCGGGACGAGCGACAGTTGCGCCAGAACCTCGGCGCCGTCGGCTGGAGCCTCACCCCCGAGCAGGTGGCGAAGCTCGACGCGGCGAGTCACCGCCCGGCGCCGTACCCCTACTTCCCCTACGAGCGCCAGGAGGGCTTCGCCCGCCTGAACCCGCCGGTCTTCACGGCACCCGGCCGGGCGGCATGA
- a CDS encoding arsenate reductase family protein, giving the protein MEIWINPACSKCRSALTLLDAEGADYTVRRYLEDVPSEDEIRGVLERLGLEPWDITRTQEADAKELGLKEWPRDAGSRDRWITALAEHPKLIQRPIITADDGTAVVGRTDEAVRDALSR; this is encoded by the coding sequence ATGGAGATCTGGATCAACCCCGCGTGTTCGAAGTGCCGCAGCGCCCTGACGCTGCTCGACGCCGAGGGTGCCGACTACACCGTCCGCCGCTACCTGGAGGACGTGCCGAGCGAGGACGAGATCCGGGGCGTGCTCGAGCGCCTCGGTCTCGAACCGTGGGACATCACCCGCACCCAGGAGGCCGACGCCAAGGAGCTCGGGCTCAAGGAGTGGCCGCGGGACGCCGGTTCGCGCGACCGCTGGATCACGGCGCTCGCCGAGCATCCGAAGCTGATCCAGCGTCCGATCATCACCGCGGACGACGGAACGGCGGTGGTCGGCCGCACCGACGAGGCCGTGCGGGACGCCCTGTCGCGCTGA
- the glnII gene encoding glutamine synthetase produces the protein MTFKAEYIWIDGTEPTAKLRSKTKIIAGSPAGLDALPIWGFDGSSTNQAEGHASDCVLKPVFTCPDPIRGGDDILVLCEVLNIDLTPHATNTRAALAEVEERFAAQEPIFGIEQEYTFFKDGYPLGFPKGGFPAPQGGYYCGVGADEIFGRDVVEAHLDNCLTAGLAISGINAEVMPGQWEFQVGPVSPLEVSDHLWVARWLLYRTAEDFDIAATLDPKPVKGDWNGAGAHTNFSTKAMREGYDAIITACESLGEGSKPLDHVKNYGAGIDDRLTGLHETAPWNEYSYGVSNRGASVRIPWQVEKDGKGYIEDRRPNANVDPYVVTRLIVDTCCSALEKAGQA, from the coding sequence GTGACCTTCAAGGCTGAGTACATCTGGATCGACGGCACCGAGCCGACGGCCAAGCTGCGTTCCAAGACGAAGATCATCGCGGGCTCTCCCGCCGGTCTCGACGCGCTGCCGATCTGGGGCTTCGACGGGTCCTCCACCAACCAGGCCGAGGGCCACGCCTCGGACTGCGTCCTCAAGCCGGTCTTCACCTGCCCGGACCCGATCCGCGGCGGCGACGACATCCTGGTGCTGTGCGAGGTCCTGAACATCGACCTCACCCCGCACGCCACCAACACCCGTGCCGCGCTGGCCGAGGTCGAGGAGAGGTTCGCGGCGCAGGAGCCGATCTTCGGCATCGAGCAGGAGTACACGTTCTTCAAGGACGGCTACCCGCTCGGCTTCCCCAAGGGCGGCTTCCCGGCCCCGCAGGGCGGCTACTACTGCGGTGTCGGCGCGGACGAGATCTTCGGCCGTGACGTCGTCGAGGCCCACCTCGACAACTGCCTGACGGCCGGTCTCGCCATCTCCGGCATCAACGCCGAGGTCATGCCCGGCCAGTGGGAGTTCCAGGTCGGCCCGGTCTCCCCGCTGGAGGTCTCCGACCACCTGTGGGTGGCCCGCTGGCTGCTCTACCGCACCGCCGAGGACTTCGACATCGCCGCCACCCTCGACCCCAAGCCGGTCAAGGGCGACTGGAACGGCGCCGGTGCGCACACCAACTTCTCCACCAAGGCGATGCGCGAGGGCTACGACGCGATCATCACCGCGTGCGAGTCGCTCGGTGAGGGCTCCAAGCCGCTCGACCACGTCAAGAACTACGGCGCCGGCATCGACGACCGCCTGACCGGTCTGCACGAGACCGCCCCGTGGAACGAGTACTCCTACGGCGTCTCCAACCGCGGCGCCTCGGTCCGCATCCCGTGGCAGGTCGAGAAGGACGGCAAGGGCTACATCGAGGACCGCCGCCCGAACGCCAACGTCGACCCGTACGTGGTGACCCGGCTGATCGTCGACACCTGCTGCTCGGCGCTGGAGAAGGCCGGCCAGGCCTGA
- a CDS encoding winged helix-turn-helix domain-containing protein, translating into MATTRSLSPAAPHNAPAPHGPRHRLRAVDRDEVVTVADLLPGATWLPAPQHTLPVLPGQPPMIGYLVLVPADQQPPFPVAVPDLPQATGPETVAEPGGEPLIRVDTVQRTARVAGRPLDLTYLEFELLAHLVAHPGRVHTRDQLVGTVWGYGHVGDGRTVDVHIARLRRKLGVEHRDTIRTVRRVGYTYVPPTAH; encoded by the coding sequence ATGGCGACCACTCGTTCTCTGTCCCCCGCCGCCCCTCACAACGCCCCCGCGCCGCACGGCCCCCGGCATCGGCTGCGTGCCGTCGACCGGGACGAGGTGGTGACGGTCGCGGACCTGCTGCCGGGTGCCACCTGGCTGCCGGCGCCGCAGCACACCCTGCCCGTCCTGCCGGGGCAGCCGCCGATGATCGGCTACCTGGTGCTCGTCCCGGCCGACCAGCAGCCGCCGTTCCCGGTGGCGGTTCCCGACCTGCCGCAGGCCACCGGCCCGGAGACCGTGGCCGAGCCGGGCGGCGAGCCGCTGATCCGGGTCGACACCGTGCAGCGCACCGCCCGGGTGGCCGGACGGCCCCTCGACCTCACGTACCTGGAGTTCGAGCTGCTGGCGCACCTGGTGGCGCACCCGGGCCGGGTACACACCCGCGACCAGCTGGTCGGCACGGTGTGGGGCTACGGGCACGTGGGCGACGGCCGCACGGTCGACGTCCACATCGCCCGCCTGCGCCGCAAGCTGGGCGTGGAGCACCGCGACACGATCCGCACCGTGCGCCGCGTGGGCTACACGTACGTGCCGCCGACAGCGCACTGA
- a CDS encoding SDR family oxidoreductase, which yields MRLLMLGGTEFVGRAVVEAALGRGWEVTVFHRGRHDAPPGVRSLLGDRTAPGGLAALDEDPGEWDVVVDTWSAAPRAVRDTARLLRGRAGQYVYVSSCSVYAWAPPAGYDEDAPLVEGASADAEQSAYPQDKRGGELAVLDAFGADRSVLVRSGLILGPYENIGRLPWWLGRTARGGPVLAPGPRELPLQYVDVRDLAGWILHAAERALSGPYNLVSPQGHATMGALLDACVRVTGGVAELRWTEPGVILEAGIEPWTELPVWVPPGSDLHDALHSADVSRAVGAGLVCRPVEETVADTWRWLEDVGGVAPQRPDRPRSGLDPEVEAKVLAAG from the coding sequence ATGAGGCTACTGATGCTGGGTGGTACGGAGTTCGTGGGGCGGGCCGTCGTGGAGGCGGCGCTGGGGCGGGGCTGGGAGGTGACCGTCTTCCACCGGGGGCGGCACGACGCGCCGCCGGGCGTGCGGTCGCTGCTCGGCGACCGCACCGCGCCCGGCGGCCTGGCAGCCCTCGACGAGGATCCGGGCGAGTGGGACGTCGTCGTCGACACGTGGTCGGCGGCGCCCCGCGCCGTGCGGGACACGGCGCGGCTGCTGCGGGGCCGCGCCGGCCAATACGTGTACGTGTCGAGCTGCTCGGTGTACGCGTGGGCCCCGCCCGCCGGGTACGACGAGGACGCGCCCCTGGTGGAGGGGGCGTCGGCCGACGCGGAGCAGAGCGCGTACCCGCAGGACAAGCGGGGCGGCGAGCTGGCCGTGCTGGACGCCTTCGGCGCGGACCGGTCGGTGCTCGTACGGTCGGGGCTGATCCTCGGCCCGTACGAGAACATCGGCCGGCTGCCCTGGTGGCTGGGCCGGACGGCACGCGGGGGGCCGGTGCTGGCGCCGGGCCCGCGTGAACTGCCCCTCCAGTACGTGGACGTGCGCGACCTGGCCGGGTGGATCCTCCACGCGGCCGAGCGGGCGCTGAGCGGGCCGTACAACCTGGTCAGTCCGCAGGGGCACGCCACCATGGGCGCGTTGCTGGACGCCTGCGTGCGGGTCACCGGCGGCGTCGCCGAACTCCGCTGGACCGAGCCCGGGGTGATCCTGGAGGCGGGCATCGAGCCGTGGACCGAGCTGCCGGTGTGGGTGCCGCCGGGCAGCGACCTGCACGACGCCCTGCACAGCGCCGATGTCTCCCGGGCGGTCGGGGCCGGGCTGGTCTGCCGGCCCGTCGAGGAGACGGTGGCGGACACCTGGCGGTGGCTTGAGGACGTCGGGGGTGTGGCGCCCCAGCGCCCGGACCGGCCGCGCTCGGGCCTCGACCCGGAGGTGGAGGCGAAGGTGCTCGCGGCCGGCTGA
- a CDS encoding sensor histidine kinase yields the protein MTMDTKNGNGRTAGRGIGLAAVRGLALALLSLPGAVLCFCLSLVSIALIPIGVGLVTTPYVLTGVRAFANGRRVLAAEWGGVRIPPAYRPLPKDANPWARTFAMLRDPATWRDLRWLPVDMTAGFVTALLPAVLFLYPLEGFALAIGLWRVFPDGYWYGFVPVSGQASAFGAAALGLVLLFLAHFFTPRLLDVHFRLTRAVLGSNQGELAERVRILTETRRDAVDASAAELRRIERDLHDGAQARLVAVGMDLGTIEALLDKDPAQAKELIAQARTSSVEALSELRELVRGIHPPVLAERGLGDAVRALALRLPVPTEVSVDLPQRAQAPVESAAYFAVSEVLTNAVKHSGADRIWVDLHQADGMLRASVTDNGKGGAVIGAGSGLAGVERRLGTFDGVLAVSSPAGGPTMVTVEIPCA from the coding sequence ATGACCATGGACACGAAGAACGGCAACGGGCGGACGGCAGGGCGGGGCATCGGGCTCGCCGCGGTGCGGGGGCTGGCGCTGGCCCTCCTCTCCCTGCCGGGGGCGGTGCTGTGCTTCTGCCTGTCCCTGGTGTCGATCGCGCTCATCCCGATCGGGGTCGGGCTCGTCACGACGCCGTACGTGCTCACGGGGGTGCGGGCGTTCGCGAACGGGCGGCGGGTGCTCGCGGCGGAGTGGGGCGGGGTGCGGATCCCCCCGGCGTACCGGCCGCTGCCGAAGGACGCCAACCCCTGGGCGCGCACCTTCGCGATGCTGCGCGACCCGGCGACCTGGCGGGACCTGCGGTGGCTGCCGGTCGACATGACCGCGGGGTTCGTCACGGCACTGCTGCCGGCGGTGCTGTTCCTCTATCCGCTGGAGGGGTTCGCGCTCGCGATCGGGCTGTGGCGGGTCTTCCCCGACGGGTACTGGTACGGGTTCGTGCCGGTCAGCGGGCAGGCTTCCGCGTTCGGAGCGGCGGCCCTGGGCCTGGTGCTGCTGTTCCTCGCCCACTTCTTCACCCCGCGCCTGCTGGACGTCCACTTCCGGCTCACCCGGGCCGTGCTCGGCAGCAACCAGGGCGAACTGGCCGAGCGGGTGCGGATCCTGACCGAGACGCGGCGCGACGCCGTCGACGCCTCCGCCGCCGAACTGCGGCGCATCGAGCGGGACCTGCACGACGGGGCCCAGGCCCGGCTGGTCGCCGTCGGCATGGACCTGGGCACCATCGAGGCGCTCCTCGACAAGGACCCGGCGCAGGCCAAGGAGCTGATCGCGCAGGCCCGCACGTCCTCGGTTGAGGCGCTGTCCGAGCTGCGGGAGCTGGTGCGCGGCATCCACCCGCCGGTCCTCGCCGAGCGCGGCCTGGGCGACGCGGTCCGGGCGCTGGCGCTGCGGCTGCCGGTTCCCACCGAGGTGAGCGTGGACCTGCCCCAGCGGGCTCAGGCGCCCGTGGAGTCGGCCGCGTACTTCGCCGTCAGTGAGGTGCTCACCAACGCTGTGAAGCACTCGGGCGCCGACCGGATCTGGGTCGACCTGCACCAGGCGGACGGCATGCTGCGGGCGAGCGTCACGGACAACGGCAAGGGCGGTGCGGTGATCGGGGCCGGTTCGGGGCTGGCCGGGGTGGAGCGGCGACTGGGTACATTCGACGGCGTCCTGGCCGTCAGCAGTCCCGCGGGCGGCCCCACCATGGTCACCGTGGAGATCCCTTGCGCGTAG